One genomic segment of Sminthopsis crassicaudata isolate SCR6 chromosome 4, ASM4859323v1, whole genome shotgun sequence includes these proteins:
- the CELF3 gene encoding CUGBP Elav-like family member 3 isoform X7, which produces MNRPIQVKPADSENRGEDRKLFVGMLGKQQTDEDVRKMFEPFGTIDECTVLRGPDGTSKGCAFVKFQTHAEAQAAINTLHSSRTLPGASSSLVVKFADTEKERGLRRMQQVATQLGMFSPIALQFGAYSAYTQALMQQQAALVAAHSAYLNPMATMAAVQMQHMAAINANGLIATPITPSSGTSTPPAIAATPVSAIPAALGVNGYSPVPPQPTGQPAPDTLYPNGVHPYPAQSPAAPVDPLQQAYAGMQHYTAAYPAAYSLVTPAFPQPPALVTQQPPPPPQQQQQQQQREGPDGCNIFIYHLPQEFTDSEILQMFVPFGHVISAKVFVDRATNQSKCFGFVSFDNPASAQAAIQAMNGFQIGMKRLKVQLKRPKDANRPY; this is translated from the exons aTGAACCGGCCTATCCAGGTGAAACCAGCAGACAGCGAGAACAGAGGAG AAGACAGGAAGCTCTTTGTGGGGATGCTAGGGAAGCAACAGACGGATGAAGACGTCAGGAAGATGTTTGAGCCATTTGGGACCATTGATGAGTGCACCGTGCTCCGGGGACCAGACGGGACCAGCAAAG GCTGCGCCTTTGTCAAGTTTCAGACCCATGCAGAGGCCCAGGCTGCTATCAACACCCTGCACAGCAGCCGGACCCTCCCG GGTGCCTCATCCAGCCTTGTGGTGAAGTTTGCTGATACAGAGAAGGAACGAGGCCTTAGACGCATGCAGCAGGTGGCCACCCAACTGGGCATGTTCAGCCCCATTGCCCTCCAGTTCGGAGCCTACAGCGCCTACACCCAAGCT ctgATGCAGCAGCAGGCGGCCCTGGTAGCAGCTCACAGTGCCTACCTCAACCCCATGGCCACTATGGCGGCTGTGCAGATGCAGCACATGGCTGCCATTAACGCCAACGGGCTGATCGCCACTCCCATTACCCCTTCCTCAG GAACCAGCACCCCTCCTGCCATCGCTGCCACGCCTGTCTCTGCCATCCCTGCCGCTCTGGGTGTCAACGGCTACAGCCCTGTGCCCCCTCAGCCCACCGGGCAGCCGGCCCCCGACACCCTTTATCCCAATGGTGTCCACCCCTATCCAG CCCAGAGCCCGGCTGCTCCTGTGGACCCCCTCCAGCAGGCCTACGCAGGAATGCAGCACTACACAG caGCCTACCCAGCAGCCTACAGCCTGGTCACGCCCGCCTTCCCTCAGCCTCCAGCCCTGGTCACCCAGCAGCCCCCTCCACCcccccagcagcagcagcaacagcagcagcgaGAAG GCCCTGATGGCTGCAACATCTTCATCTATCACCTGCCCCAGGAATTCACTGACTCTGAGATCCTACAGATGTTTGTTCCCTTTGGCCATGTCATATCTGCCAAGGTCTTTGTCGACCGGGCCACTAATCAGAGTAAATGTTTTG GCTTTGTGAGTTTCGACAATCCAGCCAGCGCACAGGCGGCCATTCAAGCCATGAATGGTTTCCAGATTGGCATGAAGCGCCTCAAAGTCCAGCTCAAGCGGCCCAAGGATGCCAACCGACCCTACTGA
- the CELF3 gene encoding CUGBP Elav-like family member 3 isoform X8, with amino-acid sequence MNRPIQVKPADSENRGDRKLFVGMLGKQQTDEDVRKMFEPFGTIDECTVLRGPDGTSKGCAFVKFQTHAEAQAAINTLHSSRTLPGASSSLVVKFADTEKERGLRRMQQVATQLGMFSPIALQFGAYSAYTQALMQQQAALVAAHSAYLNPMATMAAVQMQHMAAINANGLIATPITPSSGTSTPPAIAATPVSAIPAALGVNGYSPVPPQPTGQPAPDTLYPNGVHPYPAQSPAAPVDPLQQAYAGMQHYTAAYPAAYSLVTPAFPQPPALVTQQPPPPPQQQQQQQQREGPDGCNIFIYHLPQEFTDSEILQMFVPFGHVISAKVFVDRATNQSKCFGFVSFDNPASAQAAIQAMNGFQIGMKRLKVQLKRPKDANRPY; translated from the exons aTGAACCGGCCTATCCAGGTGAAACCAGCAGACAGCGAGAACAGAGGAG ACAGGAAGCTCTTTGTGGGGATGCTAGGGAAGCAACAGACGGATGAAGACGTCAGGAAGATGTTTGAGCCATTTGGGACCATTGATGAGTGCACCGTGCTCCGGGGACCAGACGGGACCAGCAAAG GCTGCGCCTTTGTCAAGTTTCAGACCCATGCAGAGGCCCAGGCTGCTATCAACACCCTGCACAGCAGCCGGACCCTCCCG GGTGCCTCATCCAGCCTTGTGGTGAAGTTTGCTGATACAGAGAAGGAACGAGGCCTTAGACGCATGCAGCAGGTGGCCACCCAACTGGGCATGTTCAGCCCCATTGCCCTCCAGTTCGGAGCCTACAGCGCCTACACCCAAGCT ctgATGCAGCAGCAGGCGGCCCTGGTAGCAGCTCACAGTGCCTACCTCAACCCCATGGCCACTATGGCGGCTGTGCAGATGCAGCACATGGCTGCCATTAACGCCAACGGGCTGATCGCCACTCCCATTACCCCTTCCTCAG GAACCAGCACCCCTCCTGCCATCGCTGCCACGCCTGTCTCTGCCATCCCTGCCGCTCTGGGTGTCAACGGCTACAGCCCTGTGCCCCCTCAGCCCACCGGGCAGCCGGCCCCCGACACCCTTTATCCCAATGGTGTCCACCCCTATCCAG CCCAGAGCCCGGCTGCTCCTGTGGACCCCCTCCAGCAGGCCTACGCAGGAATGCAGCACTACACAG caGCCTACCCAGCAGCCTACAGCCTGGTCACGCCCGCCTTCCCTCAGCCTCCAGCCCTGGTCACCCAGCAGCCCCCTCCACCcccccagcagcagcagcaacagcagcagcgaGAAG GCCCTGATGGCTGCAACATCTTCATCTATCACCTGCCCCAGGAATTCACTGACTCTGAGATCCTACAGATGTTTGTTCCCTTTGGCCATGTCATATCTGCCAAGGTCTTTGTCGACCGGGCCACTAATCAGAGTAAATGTTTTG GCTTTGTGAGTTTCGACAATCCAGCCAGCGCACAGGCGGCCATTCAAGCCATGAATGGTTTCCAGATTGGCATGAAGCGCCTCAAAGTCCAGCTCAAGCGGCCCAAGGATGCCAACCGACCCTACTGA